One stretch of Chryseobacterium sp. LJ668 DNA includes these proteins:
- a CDS encoding GH92 family glycosyl hydrolase: MKKILIILLGIITHNLFSQNYSQYINPFIGTGGHGHTFPGAIVPFGMVQLSPDTRIDGSWDGCSGYHYSDSVIYGFSHTHLNGTGVSDYGDIMLMPTMGNPGLTPKEYSSKFSHKNEKATAGFYSVKLDKHNIDVRLTTTKRVGYHEYTFNKAGNANIILDLNHRDKLLEGEVKIIDSKTIEVFRRSEAWATNQYIYARIEFSKPMIETKSLVESPSRPSVADTNYNGTKIQIAFSSKVKKGEKILVKVSISPTDYEGAGKNMLAEGNSNDFEIIKKQAEADWNKELSKIQVKSSDKDKLTVFYTALYHVFTQPNINMDVDGKYRGRDNKFYMAKDFGYYSVFSLWDTFRGAHPLMSLIDRKRTADFVNTFIKQYEQGGKLPVWELASNETECMIGYHSVSVIADAMTKGVTGFDYEKAFEASKNSAMLDIFGLNAYKQNNYISIDDEHESVSKTLEYAYDDWCIAQMAKILNKKEDYEYFMKRSQNWKNLYNPNNGFMQARKNGNWYEPFDPSEVNNNYTEGNSWHYSYSVPQDIPGLIEAHGGKEKFEQFIDAIFSASDKTTGREQVDITGLMGQYAQGNEPSHHIAYLYNFVDKPQKTEAKIKYILDNFYKNSPDGLIGNEDCGQMSAWFILSSMGIYAVTPGKPEWETVTPYFDEIKLHLEDGTTRIITKSTPKSELKKLGFENVKVAKDLKYPEQTASPVIAADRLFDFTTQVKITPLNEKDKVYYMTLDEDDANVRKTFKVYKEPFMINKTTQVSTYAERNGEKSGITTANFNRRPNHWDITINANVNPQYTAGGKFALIDGINGDINWRKGEWQGYQGQTVEAVIDFKSPQQIKYISSTYLQDSRAWILMPNKVEYYASMDGKTFILLKTLENNIDAKDETVQVKDFATDILPTEARYLKVKAYHFGKLPEWHQGAGGDAYIFVDEISLK; the protein is encoded by the coding sequence ATGAAAAAAATATTGATTATTCTTTTGGGAATTATTACCCATAATTTATTTTCACAAAATTATTCGCAATACATCAATCCTTTCATCGGAACGGGCGGCCACGGTCATACATTTCCTGGTGCAATTGTACCTTTTGGGATGGTTCAGCTTTCTCCCGACACCCGAATTGACGGAAGCTGGGATGGCTGCAGTGGCTATCATTACTCAGATTCAGTGATTTATGGCTTCTCTCATACGCATCTGAACGGAACCGGAGTGTCTGATTATGGCGATATTATGCTCATGCCGACCATGGGAAATCCGGGACTGACACCGAAAGAATATTCATCAAAATTTTCTCATAAAAATGAGAAAGCAACGGCAGGATTTTATTCGGTAAAATTGGATAAGCATAACATTGATGTTCGTTTAACAACAACAAAAAGAGTCGGTTATCACGAATACACCTTCAACAAAGCTGGAAACGCCAATATTATTTTAGACTTAAATCACAGAGATAAATTGCTGGAAGGTGAAGTAAAAATTATTGACAGCAAAACCATCGAAGTTTTCAGAAGAAGTGAAGCTTGGGCAACCAATCAATACATTTATGCGAGAATTGAGTTTTCAAAACCGATGATTGAAACAAAATCACTGGTTGAGAGTCCATCACGACCTAGTGTTGCTGATACAAATTATAACGGAACAAAAATTCAAATTGCATTTTCAAGCAAAGTTAAAAAAGGAGAAAAAATCCTTGTAAAAGTTTCAATTTCTCCTACAGATTACGAAGGTGCAGGAAAAAACATGCTGGCTGAAGGAAATTCAAATGATTTTGAAATCATTAAAAAACAAGCCGAAGCAGATTGGAACAAAGAACTTTCAAAAATTCAAGTCAAATCTTCCGACAAAGATAAACTTACCGTTTTCTACACGGCTTTATACCACGTTTTCACGCAACCCAATATCAACATGGATGTTGACGGAAAATACCGTGGCAGGGACAACAAATTTTACATGGCGAAAGATTTCGGATACTATTCCGTTTTCTCGCTTTGGGATACATTCAGAGGAGCACACCCTTTGATGTCATTGATTGACCGAAAAAGAACGGCAGATTTTGTCAATACTTTTATCAAACAATACGAACAGGGCGGAAAACTTCCCGTTTGGGAACTGGCTTCCAATGAAACGGAATGTATGATCGGTTATCATTCAGTTTCTGTAATTGCAGATGCGATGACGAAAGGAGTAACAGGTTTTGATTATGAAAAAGCGTTTGAAGCTTCAAAAAATTCGGCGATGCTGGATATTTTTGGTTTAAATGCTTACAAACAAAACAACTATATCAGCATTGATGATGAGCACGAAAGCGTTTCAAAAACCCTTGAATATGCTTACGACGACTGGTGCATCGCTCAGATGGCAAAAATTTTAAACAAAAAAGAAGACTACGAATACTTCATGAAACGTTCTCAAAACTGGAAAAACCTTTACAATCCGAATAATGGTTTTATGCAGGCTAGAAAAAACGGAAACTGGTACGAACCGTTTGATCCGAGTGAAGTCAACAACAATTATACGGAAGGAAATTCGTGGCATTACTCATATTCGGTTCCGCAGGATATTCCGGGATTGATTGAAGCACATGGTGGAAAAGAAAAATTCGAACAATTTATTGATGCGATTTTCTCAGCTTCTGATAAAACAACAGGAAGAGAACAGGTGGATATTACCGGATTGATGGGACAATACGCTCAAGGAAACGAACCGAGTCATCACATTGCTTATCTCTATAATTTCGTTGATAAGCCACAGAAAACGGAAGCAAAAATTAAATATATTCTTGATAATTTCTACAAAAATTCGCCGGATGGATTGATCGGAAATGAAGATTGCGGACAAATGAGTGCATGGTTTATTTTAAGCTCAATGGGAATTTATGCCGTAACTCCTGGGAAACCTGAATGGGAAACCGTGACACCTTATTTTGATGAAATTAAACTACATCTGGAAGACGGAACAACGAGAATCATTACGAAAAGCACTCCAAAAAGTGAGCTAAAAAAACTAGGTTTTGAAAATGTAAAAGTTGCTAAAGATTTAAAATATCCTGAACAAACAGCTTCACCAGTAATTGCGGCCGACAGACTTTTTGATTTTACCACTCAGGTGAAAATCACTCCGCTAAATGAGAAAGATAAAGTTTATTACATGACTTTGGACGAAGATGACGCCAACGTTAGAAAAACCTTTAAAGTTTATAAAGAGCCTTTTATGATCAATAAAACGACTCAGGTTTCTACATACGCTGAAAGAAATGGAGAAAAAAGCGGAATCACAACTGCCAATTTCAACAGAAGACCCAATCATTGGGATATAACCATCAATGCTAATGTTAATCCACAATATACGGCAGGCGGAAAGTTTGCTTTGATTGACGGAATCAACGGTGACATCAATTGGAGAAAAGGAGAATGGCAGGGTTATCAAGGACAAACCGTTGAAGCTGTTATTGATTTTAAATCGCCTCAACAGATCAAATATATTTCATCAACCTATCTGCAGGACAGCCGTGCATGGATTTTAATGCCTAATAAAGTAGAATATTACGCTTCAATGGATGGTAAAACTTTCATTCTTCTAAAAACTTTGGAAAATAACATTGATGCCAAAGATGAAACAGTTCAGGTGAAAGATTTTGCCACTGATATTCTTCCAACCGAAGCACGTTACCTAAAAGTGAAAGCGTATCATTTTGGAAAACTTCCGGAATGGCATCAAGGTGCGGGTGGTGATGCTTATATTTTTGTGGATGAGATTTCTTTGAAATAG